Within the Nitrosococcus wardiae genome, the region CCAGCTGGGACCAGGTTATCGTCGGCTAGTTTTGTTCCCTAACGGCCAGATTGAGACTCAGGCCTATTATGTGGAGCACTTTGGTTTTTCTTAATCAAGAGCAGGCAGTAAACCTGGGTATGGACAAAAAGGAAGTGGAGAGAGGTCCTGTAGGGGTATGTCTGAGACAACTTATTTTATAGTGGCAGTGGCGGTGTTCCTGTTCCAGGGCAACCGTTTTCTTGCGCTACGGCGCAGTACTTCCAAAGCCGTGGCTCCCGGGGAGTGGGAAGTAATTTCTGGTAAAGTTGAGGGAGGCGAGCTACCCCATGAGGCTGCTCGGCGGGAAACCTATGAAGAATCAGGAATGACGGTTGCGTTAGATGACCGGCCTGTTACTGCTTATCAAGCTAATTATGGAGGGGACCCGATGATAGTATTGGTCTATCGTGGAAAGGGAATAGATGGGGAACTTCGCCTTTCTAATGAGCATCAAGCTCAGGCTTGGGTAACGGAGGATGAATTTGCTCAACTGTGCTCCTATGGGGAGCTTGTGGATGCGGCCCGCCGGGCCGCCAAGCTGCCCTGGTAAGGTTTGGGGACTGAGTGCATGAAGGTATGGAAATGCTGGAGGAGAAAGAAAGATGGATGAAAAGAGCCGGTTAGAAGTTGAAGCGGCTGTGTTTCGCCGCTTAGTGGAGCATTTTCAGGAACATACCGAGGTTCAGAATATCGATGTGATGAATTTGGCCGGCTTTTGTCGAAATTGCCTTGCAAAATGGTATCAAGCGGCGGTCGAGGAACAGGGTGGACACCTATCTTATGATGAAGCGAGGGAAATTATTTATGGTATGCCTTATGAAGAGTGGAAGGCGAAATATCAAAAATAGCTCGTTTTGGAAAAATTTTTTAGGGTAGTAATTTTCCTGTACTCTCATCCTATCCTGGTAGGGTGCTACTTTTCATGTTTGCCTTCGCTCTCTATCCCAACCCCTTGGTTTATCTCAGGCAATCTTAATTTACTGAGTCAGAATTAAAAATTTCCCGATCTTGACCGATAGACCTCGTGAGTCGTGGGGCATCTTCTCACTGCGCTTGTTTCAACAATGAGGGAGGTATATCGGCGTGGATTTGGCCACCCTGCTTGGCTTAATTAGTAGCTTTGGGGTTGTGGCTGGAGCCATTTTATTGGGCTCTAGCGTGCTCGTTTTCTTCAATCCGCCCTCTCTTTTGATCGTCTTAGGGGGGACTACAGCTGTAGTGCTCATGAAGTTCTCCCTCAGCCAGTTTTTAGGTTCCTTCAAGGTGGCTATGAAGGCTTTTGTGTATAAGGCTGATAAGCCGGAAGAGATTATTAAACAAGCCTTAGAGATGGCGAATACAGCCCGAAAGGATGGGTTGTTAGCTTTAGAAAGTTGGGATATTAAGAATGAATTCATGAAAAAAGGGGTGACCTTGCTAGTAGATGGTCACGATCCCGAAATGGTGCGCCGGGTGTTGATGGCTGAGCTGCGGCAAACCCTACAGCGTCATGATTTGGGACAGAAAATTTTTAGGGCCATTGGCGAAGTGGCGCCGGCCATGGGTATGATTGGCACTTTGATTGGTCTCGTACAGATGCTTTCTTCTATGGATGACCCAAAAAAAATTGGCCCGGCTATGGCCGTTGCCCTGCTGACCACGCTCTATGGTGCCATGATTGCTAATATGGTGGCGCTGCCGTTCGCCGACAAACTCGCCCTGCGCAGTAATGAAGAACGGCTTAATCGCTCCATAATCATTGAAAGCATCCTGTCGATTCAACAGGGTCACAACCCGCGGGTATTGGAAGAGCTGTTGCTAACCTTTATGCCAGGTTCTAAGCGCCACAATAACAATGGAGAAAAGAAGAGCTGATCGGAGGAGATGGAACAGGACTTGATTGCGGCCGAGAGCGAACCGCAGGAGGAAAGGTCAGGTGCTCCGGCATGGGTAGTTACACTAGCCGATCTTATGTCCCTGTTAATGAGTTTTTTTGTGCTGCTTTTGTCCTTTTCAGAGCTAGATTTGCAAAAATACAAACAAGTCGCCGGCTCCATGAAGTTTGCCTTTGGGGTGCAGCGGGAGATTAAAGTTAAGGAACCCCCTAAGGGTACGAGTATTATTGCCCAGGAGTTCAGCCCTGGTCGTCCCCGTTTCACTCCCTGGGATGATATTCGTCAGGATACTATTGATGAGACTAAACAAACGCTGGATTTTTCTGAGGCGCGTATCC harbors:
- the pomA gene encoding flagellar motor protein PomA; the encoded protein is MDLATLLGLISSFGVVAGAILLGSSVLVFFNPPSLLIVLGGTTAVVLMKFSLSQFLGSFKVAMKAFVYKADKPEEIIKQALEMANTARKDGLLALESWDIKNEFMKKGVTLLVDGHDPEMVRRVLMAELRQTLQRHDLGQKIFRAIGEVAPAMGMIGTLIGLVQMLSSMDDPKKIGPAMAVALLTTLYGAMIANMVALPFADKLALRSNEERLNRSIIIESILSIQQGHNPRVLEELLLTFMPGSKRHNNNGEKKS
- a CDS encoding DUF1244 domain-containing protein, which produces MDEKSRLEVEAAVFRRLVEHFQEHTEVQNIDVMNLAGFCRNCLAKWYQAAVEEQGGHLSYDEAREIIYGMPYEEWKAKYQK
- a CDS encoding NUDIX domain-containing protein — encoded protein: MSETTYFIVAVAVFLFQGNRFLALRRSTSKAVAPGEWEVISGKVEGGELPHEAARRETYEESGMTVALDDRPVTAYQANYGGDPMIVLVYRGKGIDGELRLSNEHQAQAWVTEDEFAQLCSYGELVDAARRAAKLPW